From Tripterygium wilfordii isolate XIE 37 chromosome 16, ASM1340144v1, whole genome shotgun sequence, one genomic window encodes:
- the LOC119980387 gene encoding uncharacterized protein LOC119980387 has translation MPGPGPHLIYAMGSGLALTTITNGRFSPHHTLIYAVNAFFGPDIGSFSEWLGSTFLPGSTFGSSLPDAIHHPFYYVLILGLPLCVFYSWVSRVLLKKGFLNSVSGVGLTRRQCLLLVSAGSLSHFFLDHLFEENGHSTMYTWILSTGWWKDRAPINPDSVIVVGLLCTCLIGGFIYINRTKSSKSVKKQSYQSFKLIMIIASLYSFWCASQIYWVSPRRPAVGEEADFGVLVFLAFYFFLPHSLCILSMNPRETNSDQLPL, from the exons ATGCCGGGCCCTGGTCCGCACCTGATATACGCGATGGGCTCAGGCTTAGCCCTGACCACCATCACCAACGGCAGGTTTAGCCCACATCACACACTCATCTACGCCGTCAACGCCTTCTTCGGCCCCGATATCGGCTCTTTCTCAGAGTGGCTTGGCTCCACTTTCCTCCCCGGATCCACTTTTGGCTCCTCCCTCCCGGACGCCATCCACCACCCCTTTTACTACGTCCTCATCTTGGGCCTCCCTCTATGTGTCTTCTATTCTTGGGTCTCCAGGGTTTTGCTTAAAAAGGGCTTTCTTAATTCCGTTTCTGGG GTGGGACTGACGAGAAGGCAATGCTTGCTGTTGGTGTCTGCGGGTTCTTTGTCACACTTCTTTCTAGATCACTTATTCGAG GAAAATGGACATTCTACAATGTATACTTGGATATTGAGCACTGGTTGGTGGAAGGATCGGGCACCAATTAACCCAGACTCTGTTATCGTCGTTGGTCTTCTATGCACTTGTTTGATCGGTGGCTTTATATACATCAACAG AACGAAATCTTCCAAGTCTGTGAAGAAACAGTCATATCAATCATTTAAACTTATTATGATTATAGCAAGTCTGTACTCGTTTTGGTGTGCAAGCCAGATATATTGGGTAAGCCCTCGTCGGCCAGCTGTTGGTGAAGAAGCTGATTTTGGAGTACTTGTATTTTTGGCCTTCTACTTCTTTCTCCCTCACTCTTTGTGTATTTTGTCCATGAATCCTAGAGAAACAAACAGCGATCAGCTTCCGCTTTAG